The genomic interval TTATAggcaaaaatcacatttattataaaaaatgaaaattgcatttGCTTCACACTCTGGATAACATTAGCAAAGTTGAGCGTGCTTCTAATGAATCATCACAGCATTCATATCTTAACATAAAATCTTAAATGGATTACTATAAAGGTTAAATGAGACTCTTATGCCCAAGGCCCAACGGCTGGTTTATCAAGTCTCCTTTTAACATGAATTATTGGTGTACATACGACATTATGGCATGTTATTCGCTTAAAAGTATGAGACATTCACGTTATCGTTTACTCATCCTAATTTCATTCTAtgtagaacacaaaataagatattttgaagaatgttaaaCGAACAGTTTTggaaacatttacttttattgtatggGTAAAACCAGTCCTTCAAAATATCTGCATTTGTGTTTCTGAAATAGTTAGTGGGACACaaagaaaagtattttcaacattgttttttaatagctttttccCATACCATAAAAAAGCCTGGGTTCCAATGTTTTGTCTTTAATCATATGTACCAAAGAAAGTCACAGAGGTGACATGACAGTAAGTTCAAGATGCCATAATGTTCAATTCAACATCATTCTTAAAAACCAAGTGGTTAGAGTGTTAATGACAGGTATTTTCAAACAGGCTTCGCGATATGTATATGAAAGAATTATTTAACATGCTTTACCTGCCATGAGACGGCCCCTAGTATGATGGTGGACATCAGGCAGAAGAGCACCAGCCGTTCGGAGATGAGACAGAAATGACGCATGCCCCTGGAGGCCATGATCCTGTCCAAATTGAGCGTTTGCGAGCGCTGGGCCGCCCACGTCTTCTGACTCTCGCTTAGCTTGGTGTGGAAGCACCATAGCGTGACGAGGAAGACCATGTGGCACAGGATCCACAAAAGGCCAAAGACGCAGAAGCCAGGGATGACCAGGTACCAAACTTTCAGGTTACCCAGCTTCAAGGCACAGACCACAAAGAACGACAGCTCGACGAATGCCAGCGGGAACAGAGAAAATCTCCTCCACAGACGACCGGCTGAGAGAAACTGCTTCCAGCGTTCTGTCGCCGTCAAGCTGCTGAAGTACACGTCCAGAAGAGGCTCGCAGATAAGCCGCCCCAGGTAGCAGCTGAGCGCGAAAGGGTTTGCTTGGATCTCCAAGGCCTGGAAAAAGGTAACGGCTGTGATCACAGCAAAGCAGGCTAGATTAGGGAGAGCCAAGGGCGACTTCATGCGAAGGTCCACGATGAGGGCCGTTAACGATAACGTCAGAGCAATCATGGCCAGCGATTTGTGGAAAACCAAGCTGATGCTTGCGACGCCAAATCCCAGGAGCTCTAGAAGCTCGGATGAGGTGATAACGACTGGTTTATACTTAGCGTTACCACAGAGACGCTCTGTTAAGGCCCAAAGCGTCCGAACAGCCACGCTTCCCAGCAACAGGTAGTTTGTGACCTGCTCCTTTATGTTGTTCTCCAGAGACGGGCTGTTCAGGAAGCACAGGAGTCCCTGCAGGAAGCCGAACCACAGGTGGAAGAGGCTTAAACTGGCCGACTCCATCGAAAAGTAGTAGTAGAGGATACAGGCTATGGCTGATACGAACAAACCCAAGATGAAGATGACCAGAATCATGGGTTCTGCAGTCTGTTCCCATCGTACGTACATTCCCAGGCACACGGCGAGCAGCAAATTGAAGCTGGAGAGATACCCCAGACAGCGAAGGGAGGACCACATGTCCACACCCTTGTCTGATTCCTCTTGGCCTGACATTTTTGGGTATAATCACAGAGGATTAGGCCTGACTCCTCCAAGACTAGGAAAGATAGTGTTGCTACATTCCACTGAAATCAATAATAGTACAAAAACACAGTCATAAACATAATTGATATATTGATCATGCATGCATGAAATACACATTTAGTAATTTTGCTCGTTTactcttttatccaaagcgacatTATATCcatctttaatatttcacactggtgaactaaccctttaaagacAAGTCTTATCCTAATCTGGggtgtttcaactgaaagaaactaaaaatatatcagtgtataaaatatatttgttctgTCTCAAGATGCtcactattcatttttttctaagcacatttattaaaattatttaaatgtcctaattgaaccaAGGCCTAATCTTGGCTTagtctaagccctgtctgtgaaatcagacctaaagtttttttttaattctaaagtCCAATTACACAAATGtgcatatttcatttacataataatcTGTAATAATCTATAACTGTCTGTATACAGTtgactttaaaaagaaacaaaaaaacatcccaaGCGTAATTTTGAAAGGTGTTACAACTAGCCTCTGGTGTCAactgcatatacatatatataaataaaaagacagaaagagagttgTTTTAAGCGTTTGATGGTTGAGCGAAATTAAACGGACATACGCTTTTTTGACAACTGTGTTTGCATAAAAGATATAACAGTTATGTCGATCGATCCGTTTCAATGCCAAAGTTCAGGATTAATAGATGTCAGATGTGAAACTGCCACATAAACAGCACAGACAAGACACTCAACTTTATCACTGTAAACACTCGAAAGACATTACAATATCGCGATAACACTTCGAAACGTGAGTATTAATGACGGACTTGCGATTCGATTCATCTTCGTTCAAACATAACGCATGCAAACTGAATTATTCTTACATTTGTGTATGACAACGAGTTTTTAGCTTCCCGATGTCCATGATGCTTCCGCACTCCGAACTACGGCACCACAGACGGGTCAAAGgcgaagtaaaaaaaaaatccccgtTTAAATTGCGCATCGAAATGTAGGCTGTGTTGGATGTATTGTGATATACATAATTACTTAATAGGTTAGGGTGAGGTTTAtttgatgtgtgtgtaaatatctctatatataacctgcacaacaacaacaaaaggatCCAACCCTAGCCTgggatttaaaaagttttgtggATATTATTGATTAAGTGTCTCCGCCTGTGGGCTGAGTGTTACTGTGAAGAAAAaccattcattattatttatttattttagcagtttCCATATTTTGACGATGGGCAAGCTTTAGCGCCGCGGATAAGACGCTTCAGTCAtaatcatttctcatttttacgGCTGAAGATAAAATGCTTAATATcaagcattataaataaaacctcTATAATAGAAAGCATAAATCTCTCCGCATGCTTTAACATGGTGGCGAACAGTAATCAGAGAAGTCAAAGCAGGTGAAGCGGCTCGCTCCCGCTCCCTTTATGATCAGCCCCGAAAATGGAACCTTAGCGAAGTGTGGCATTTTCTCTCCAAGGGTTCTGCGTAGGTAGGAGCTCCCTGACTGGGTAAATACAAGGCAGGCTGCCTCCCACACAAACTTCTGCAAgcatgaaaagagagagagagagagagaagttaTGAGCTCCCTGAGCTGTCTACTACCTACTTCAAGGAGGTCTGTAATACCTGGAGAAAGCTATTCTCATTCATTTCAGCTGGCGCATGACCCCAGTGAAGTATAACTGAAATACTCGATAATGCTTAATAAACTCGATAAACCATATTTGATAATGGTTCTCCATACCAAATGTTAAACACATCAGGCTGATATCGCATATATAAttccatatatttatttatttatttatataagtgctgtcaaacagttaaTCCAACATAAAAGTTTTCGTTTACATCCATGTAAaatatgttgtgtttatatattaaatgtttatatatcacataatatataataatataaatggcGAAATGCGTATACATgtaacatattatattatgctaaaatataagtataacacttcatctttaatttcaaatgattgcatttaatctataaattcatttgtaataattCTATCAGAACCTCAAATACTAGTTCAATTAGgctgctgtttgtgtgttattgtatatattatagcaTTTACAGCATACTGTAGTAGTATTATTCAAGACGAGGTGTCATTTATGAAatgttgtactttttaaaaatgtgttatttaaaaaaatgcttatttatgaGCTATTTCGTATTATTCTAAGCCTGCGCATAATTTTCATCGATGCTTTAAAACGACCTCTTTGTGCGTAAATGTACACAGCTGCATCCACCGCTCATCAAAACCATTTGCAGTTGTAGTAATAGCTGGTTAGTATGACTGTCTGCGTGTGTGGGCTAGCGGTTTGAGCCTTTCTCGAGCGTGCGCGCACATGATAATATAGACGTATGAAGAAAGGATGAAATAAAGAGGACTGCGCACGGTCTCAGAGTGCATTAAAGGGTCGTAGCCTTTTATAAATACACCCAATTAGTCCACATTCAcctttttgaatgaaatattgAGGTCGTTCTTCAAAAAATAGGCCATGTAATTCTGAAGGAACAAGATAAGTGTAACAAAGGGGACGTgggctttttttaattagcgCTGACGGTTGAATGCATAATTGAGAGGTCTACGCCATCCAATGTGTTTGAATGCTTCCTCAGTCACTCAAACACAAATAAGCATGCACATATGAATCTATGTTGCTCTTTTAAAGTTGCTGGACTATAGCAGTTGTCAATGCGTGTGCTTTCTGGACTTTCTGTGGGCCACACGACTCCATCCACCTCTTCCTCCTCCgcaaagaaaaataagagagaaaaaaaccttaTGAATTATGCACACCTGTACACCTCCACACCACCTGGCAACCCGCATGTAGCATCATATTAAAAAGAgccatataaaatataaataccacTCTTCCGTTTACCACCATGGCATGAAAAAAGAGCAGCAAGCGTCTTCAGTCAGGCTGATTGAATTTGAGTTGAATGTTGACTAAATGTTTTCCAGAGAAGATAATTGCTCTAATTAATTGTATGTCCTGCTCGACCATGCACACAATGCATAAGCCAAATACACACTGAGAGAGGAAAAATGTGTGAGAAAATTGTTTAACTAGGCTTGTTTGTAGTGCTTTAACATCTGGCCTGGCCTGCTTTTGGATGCTGGTGTCTGAAATAGGGTTCTTGACCAGTTTAACCAGCAAGGTCATGTCAGCTTCACCAGATAATTTTGCTAATGTAACGTCAAgggctgtttgttttttgtcttaagAAAAGCTGATGTGTAATAGTTGACAAAaagggaagaaaagaaaagtcagCAGAGAAGTGTTGATGAAAGTGTCAGTCATTCTTATAGTTATCTAAAATTATTCATTGTAAACACTgattatactattatttttcatgtgtgaactgtatacatacacacacacatatatatactgtatatatatatatatatatatatatatatatatatatatatatatatatatatatatatatatatatatatatatactgtatatatatatatatatatatatatatatatatatatatatatatatatatatatataatgaagttGTTTACAATCAAATGTATATCTATAGATAATATTCTATTACTTaatcatgaataattattagtaattCATGTGCATTTTTTGGTATATTTCATACAAGGCATATGTTTCAACTAGATTTGCCCTCAAAAACAGTTtcctctgtgtttttatttattatggtCATTCTTATGTAACTGAGtggaaaatgactttttctccAGGCGTACTGATGTATTCCGACTCTTGGAAGTTGCATAGTGATAGAAATTCAGATTGTAACCGTTTATTTCAGTCAGTGCTTACGAATTTTGTGTGCAAAATGCTTCAGACAGTCAGCGAATGGGCTGTGGGTGCTTTGTGGGTTTACCGTCTGGAACTAGCATTAGACCTTATCCGCCTTACAGCCAATACGCAGCCCACCTTAATTTACGTTTTCCTGGTATTGGGGTCAGATTCACCAAGTGCCATCCTTCCATTGGTTTTTCCTGCTTCATGACCACCTTCATCTGACAAGCACGGCATCAGCAGCACGAGCGATGTGCTCGCTACAAATCTCATTCCCACAGAAATCAATATGATGCAGTGAGTCTTATAAGGAGGCTGTTTGGAGAGGCAGCCACATCACAGCCTAAATCAAGAAGCATGTCAGGCTTCAAATGAAAAAGACAGGGATGGAGAATAAAGAGTCAAATCTTAAATTGATCAGCATTCAGTAGCAAGGCAAAGGTTGCTGATTAACGCCTGTTGAACGCTAACACTACACCTCATGATACCCAAAACCCATCCATCTCAATAGGACAATCTTTCATCTGAACCACGTCTCGTCAGTCTCTGTGGATGAATGCTGCCGGTCTTTGTCGGGAATTGGCGGCTTTGTCAATAAACCCGCTGTGCATCTTTCCATAAACGATTCAAGCGCATGTTACGCCATGTCATTTGAGACACTGTGTCTCATTCTGGTGTATTACATTTGAGCATTTCATTTAGCATGAATTAATCATGCCACCCAGcaaattttccctgacagaaccaaaaaaggaaaaagcgaCTTGAAGTAACAAAATGCAATTTCTGCTCCAGCCTACATGAGCTAAATATACACTTGGCTTGTCTTCGGCTCCTGTACGTCTTTGCACAGTGCGTTCTCTGAATAGACAATCGCATCACGTTTGATCTTAAACATTAAGACGTTTCTTTTCATGCCGGTGACCTCGCGTATCACCTTCGTGTATAgctaaaatggctttttaataaTCTGACCTGCTCAATACCGCTGAGCTGCAGAAATGATGGTGAGATTCATTAATCGAGGTGACTGCGAGGAAATTGCTATTCAACATTAATCTGTTTGTTGAAGCTAAAGCTACACGACGGGACTGTGGGCTGTTATGCGACTGTAATGCGGCCATCACAGCCAATAGAGAGAATTATTAACATACTAACATACGCAGGCATTAGTCACCATGATCAAATAAGTGAAATATTGATGAGATCTTCTGGTGAGAACGTATTACGTTCATACAGTAAGTCTCAGAATGGGATGAAATGTCCCATACACTGATGTTTATTCGAACTGACCGGTGATCTTCCGCTTGATTAAGATTCAGAGGTTACATGCATGCATCTCTCTGTCCGAGCCATTACTTTCACCGATCAAAGATTGGAAGCAAATGAAATCGATCCCTTAGGATGAATCCTGGGCAGAGTTGCAGTTGTTCCTCTTGGCTCCAAACGTGAATCGTCAGATCAATTAAGCTGAGTGAGCAGTTTGGCGTGCGAGAACCCAGCCCGGCCGCTCGAGTGCACATCGGACAGATGGAGTGCAAGAGGGTGGCCAGATCGCAGATGCCCCACAATAGCCTGTCAATGACAGTGACGATGTAGGGTGCAAGGGCAACCGATCCTTTCAATCAGGTTGTTCAATCTTCTCTTGtcctacactctcagaaaaaaaggtacgaAAGAGACTGGGGTTGTAAACGCATCTGGGTGCGGACACGAAATACGTACCGACAAATAGATATCACTGgaatttccaaaagaaatgcacactagaggcagtaaaactccaaCACCTTTagttccttttcacacaaatttactgAGTTTTGATTCATAAAGCGTAatgtgatgcttttgaatgttagcatcaaaCATATCCAGCTTCGTATCTATGTggtttcatagacggtaggtttgttcggtagcggtttgacaaaacagttcaaatctgagTAAAAGAAAGTTGAAATTGCTCGGTTGCatctggtaggtttagggttggtttTGTTGTagagcatatttccaacatgagcATTAATTTTTAGCAACAGTCTAAGTATATTTCAGAGCTGCACTGCTGCAACATGCCTACAATAACTTcatgaacctgtgttttagcagcACTCAGTGGACAAACGTGCAGTATAGCAGTAATGCATTATGCACTGGTCATTTCTTTTTACAACTGTATTGTGGCATCCACGACAGGAATTGAGAGAGAAGTATCAGTAAGTTTATCACCTGTCTTCTAATCTTAATCGGTGATTATGATCATCCTGGTGAGAAAACATTCAGTTTTTGTCTCCTTTGGCTGCTTTGATGGTTTGTAGAgatgttttcatcatttttgatCAGCTAAACCAGCAAAAAACATCTTGGCCAGGCTGAGAGTTTAGCTTGATTTAaccttttttctgtttgtaggTAGGTGTGACAGCTGGACCTAAAATCAAGTTATTTTGAGTCTGCTATAATAGGATGTTGCCTTAAGCTGAGTCAGCAGTTTGCCGCTTGATCACACTTTGGACAGATGGAGCGTAAGAAGGTGGTCGTGTCCCTCATGTTTCTCAATGCCAGATAAATGACAGTGACTGTAAAGTATTCTGGGTCAAATAACTGTTCAACcagatattttaaaagttaatgtaaTGTAGGGTGACAATTTGTTGGCGATCTGATTCAACCCATTCCAAAGTCTTAATTAAAATTGCGTATGTATATGCAATTCATATCATGACGGTATCtaagaaacaacaacattagactacagtacatttttgttttacactgAAGCATGATTAATCTGTATTGGTGGCCTTTTTGTCactgcatcatttatttttacaccgTATATTTTTGGtgttattattgaattattgaaaatatgttCATGAAAGTGCGTTTTGATGTCATACACAAATCAGAGAATCTTGAACCTGGGtgacatattttatattacataaatgttcAGCAgcgtttaattaaacatttaattaaaagtgcaaTTTCACACATAAAAGCAGTGCAATTAAAAAGAGGATTATGCATAATATGATCCAGTTAGGCTGTTCgttttgttatttgtattgcatttaGCATGCGCTGTTACGCTTAGTTGGACATCCTTGCTGATTGTGGAACAGTGTTTTTCATTAAGCAAGTAGattttaggatttaaaaaagGAGTCTCACCCTTGATCAAACCAAACATATGAAGagatccttctgtctcttcatgtagTCATGTAATGATGTTGATCAAGGCTCTGtgggggccatgccatcactttCAGTACTTCTCGTACTTCTTTACGCTGAAGATAGTTCTTAATAACTTTGGCCGTATGTTTGTGGTCATTGTCCTGCTACAGAATAAATTTGGAGCCAGCAattttctcagcattgagaacaccattaatccCGACCAAATCTCCATTTGCCATAActccatttgcagaaatgcagccccaaaCATTCAAGGAAgctccaccatgcttcactgttgcctgcagacactTATTATCGCACCGCTCTCCAGCCCTTCGACGAACAAACTGCCTTGTTCTACAGCCAAATATTTCAAGTTTTGACTCTtcagtccagagcacctgctgcAATTTTTCAGCACCCCACTTTCTATGTTTTCATGCATACTTGAGTTGCTTAGCCTTGTTCCCACGTCGGGGGTATGGATTTTTACAAGAGCTAAAACTCATGAAGACCACTTCTGGCCAGACTTCTTCTTTACAGTAGATGGTTGTACCTGGGTTCCACTTGTTTCTGCCAGTTCTGAGCTGATGGcactgcattatttatatttctgaaaggaTTCTTtgtttgcagcattttttttacacctgCCTAAAACCTTTGCACAGTATTGTATATGATTACATAAAACTGCCATTTTGGTTTTAGAAGTGGTTCAGGTTCATTTGACAGGAATGTTGTTTGAGCCTCACAATGTAGATAAATGCAGTGGCTTATTGAATTCTCACTCAATACAAGTTCAAACTTTGCTCTCTGGTTTGGACTGATCCATAGCTTATTTGTAGAGTAAAACTTGTGCATTGCTTTGAGCAGCGGTACAAAGGCTCAAGGAAGGAGAAACATATCTCAACCGctgagtccagtttttttttgtcacactcTGTTATCCGTTGCGTTGAGCAGTCTGCCAAAAAAACGGTCTGAAAATCAGCAGCCAGCAGCACCTGGGATTATGCTTTCCTGGCCGGCCAGCCATGAGTGATGGCACGTCTTGCTGAAAGGTTTCAGGAGGGAACGCCACTCCTCCCAAAACACAAACCGTTCCATTCATCACCCTTCACGTCTCCCAGAGCTCTACGGCCATGGCCAGAGGGAGTCGGGGAACACTCAAAGCAGCACCACGAGCCAAACGCCACTTACCCTCCTCCTGCCTCGTACCCGGCCTAGTGAGAGAGTTCCCTCTCCCCTAAGCCAGAAAATGCTGAGCCCCCTGGGAGCGCTCTTTCAGCAAAGCGAGAGAGCAGGCgtttagatagatagagacagggAGAATGTGTGTTGGGGAGGCTTGATTCACAGCCAAAACTCTTGCAGAGAGAGAACAGCCATGTGATTATTCCTCTCTGTTCTTGCTAAGATGTGCACAGGCTGCATAGGACCTTATGAGAACAGAGCGGTACCAAAACAGtaaagctacatttaaaaatcattgcaTTAGATAACAAAATATCAACCCAAGTGgcactgaatgaaaaaatattacactaGAGCTTTTCTCAGAACTCATTTTGCTTTTCTGACACAAATTGAACAGTATTAAACCAAAgtctttagtttttgtttaaaccAATTCACAAAgtgaattttaatatatttataaaactgttaCACATTACCCAGATAAATTTACGGTGGTGCTTTAGccgttttaaaaaatgtttccatcataaattaactattaaatagtcatataatatagtatatgaTCGTAGTAATATAaattagtaatataatatttaggtagtatcaataaaatatataactattaaGTATTAATTATAAATCTACAGCGAGCACCGCCTTATAgtgtacagacacacacacacacacacacacacacacacacacacacacatatatatatatatatatatatatatgtgtgtacacagTGTTCATATATgtgttcaaaatgaaaatacagctCATGATGGcattaaattaaagtataaataaaatatataatataacaatattactttatttttcccacatttacatttgtttgagGGTAACGTGGTCAATTCTTACTTTCTTCAAGACGAGAgacgttttgtttttgattacaatgacgttcatgcatttttaagagtGGCTTTTACACTTTTTAGGCCATTGCATAAGGACTCATTGAAGAGCAGAAGAGATGATGTGACCGCATGAGGAGCGCTGATAGTCCGCCCACTGCTCAGCAATGAACTAATCCACCTCCTCTCCTGATTGGTGAGTCAGTTTGACACACAGCAGCGGACACTTGACACACTCTTCACCCCTcccatgcacacgcacacatgcgCGCGCGTGGTCACACACTCAAGGTGAGCAAGCGAGCCAGTTACACGCTTCATTAAAGCGGTAATGACAGAATAGACAGTGGTTGAGATGCCTGATTGCTCCGAGAatgaatggtaaaaaaaaagacacccgTGGCCTCACATGCATGCACGCTCGAATCACGACTATCGTGGGAGTTTTTATGCAGCGCTCTATCAGGGTCACCGCACACTCGGAATATTAACCAGAGATGCTTAATGTATCCAAGCTGTTTTTGAAGTGCGTTAATGCTAGAAAGTGGGCGTCCGTTTCTCTCCTGCATCTAAGACTGCGTGTTTTGCTCTCTGGAGAGACTattcttcagcttttaaaacTGGAGCACGGCACAGCTGGCAGTCTTGAAACCGGCACGACAAAATAAAGCGtcgcaaacacacaaacatgccaTCTTCTGTGTTACAGCGCTGTCATGTTTCCATTGGCTCGGTCTCGTCTTCATCAACTGCAAATGTTCATTCCCACCACAGGAATTTTACTTTTCCAATTGGATGTGCTTTGAAAACGCCATTAAGTCTCTGGAGAAACATCTACGTTTCATTTAAGTATTAATGTGGTTTTCTGTTGTGATGTAGAGCTATAGTATTAAAGTAAAACGTGTTAGTTAGCtagtatttattagttatttttcacctaatcaaaataaccgaACTGCTGTTTGATTTCAGATTAACTTGAATGTAAAAACGTgacttttgaaaatttaaaaaaatagaattttctgcttttgctattttttcctacaatatttcatatatatttcacacacacacacacacacacacacacacacacacacacacacacacacacacacacacacacacacacacacatatagtgttattttcacttttaaaaaatggttgtgctgcttgatattttgtGTAAACCGTGCAACCTTGCTGactaaaagtatttatttcttataaaaaacaaagcacGGATTCATCTTCATTTGGCTGAAAAAAGAAACCTCGAGCATTTTCTCCGAAGAAACATACCCATATTATCGCATATACTACTTTCAGATCCTCTTTCGGAGAAGAGCTTATAATCACAACTCACAATTCCCCTTAGACTTACCAAG from Puntigrus tetrazona isolate hp1 chromosome 4, ASM1883169v1, whole genome shotgun sequence carries:
- the tmem168a gene encoding transmembrane protein 168-A, with the translated sequence MSGQEESDKGVDMWSSLRCLGYLSSFNLLLAVCLGMYVRWEQTAEPMILVIFILGLFVSAIACILYYYFSMESASLSLFHLWFGFLQGLLCFLNSPSLENNIKEQVTNYLLLGSVAVRTLWALTERLCGNAKYKPVVITSSELLELLGFGVASISLVFHKSLAMIALTLSLTALIVDLRMKSPLALPNLACFAVITAVTFFQALEIQANPFALSCYLGRLICEPLLDVYFSSLTATERWKQFLSAGRLWRRFSLFPLAFVELSFFVVCALKLGNLKVWYLVIPGFCVFGLLWILCHMVFLVTLWCFHTKLSESQKTWAAQRSQTLNLDRIMASRGMRHFCLISERLVLFCLMSTIILGAVSWQVTNGLFMSVFLVVLPLESLAHGLFHELGNCLGGTCIGYAVVIPTCYSSADGQPLLLPPGQAQELHSTATLNAVQRLFSYHLIQTFGCDYSTSLSLDTLQAKLRSFLELCTTEGPRHDTYILYYSGHTLPSGDWTLAGGDCLRLQQILDMWKERNASFSSRLILVLDTENSATWVKAVRKVEKMYVAVQGAKMSPVQDAEAQEAPRLGDFTAEWVKYNCDPDSGIQWSERGRVISAIYGVSKPWSDYALHLPTGSDVAKHWKTHFPKATYPLVAVANWCCGLNLLWLCSVCLRCVRRLKLSWFPPSILDTGQGIKLVRS